gggcactgggagcactgggggcactgggaggggatactggggggactggggggactggggggactggggggactgggaatggggactgggggcactgggagcactgggagcggggctgggggcactgggagcactgggggcactgggaggggatactgggagcactgggagcactgggggctctgggggcactgggagggactggggggactgggaatggggactgggaatgggactgggagcactgggagcactggggggactgggggcactgggaatgaggactggggggactgggaatggggactgggagcactgggaatggggactgggggcactgggagcactgggaatgggattgggggcactgggagcgctgggagcgggactgggggcattggggggactgggagggactgggagggactggggggactgggaatgaggactgggagcactgggagcgctgggagcaggactgggaatggggacttgggggaatggggggactgggaacagagactgggagcactggggggagtggggggactgggaatggggactgggagcgctgggggcgggactggggggactgggagcactgggaatgggactgggaatgggactggggatactgggaggggctgggaggcaCTGGAAGtgactggggatactgggagcacttgtggggggcactgggaggggactgggcgGGTCTGGGGTCTCTCTTCCCcgttttcccccttttcttccctttcttgtctcatttctctccctttccccccattATCCCCCCCCTTTCTCCCCCCCCCGTTTTTTGCCCGTTTCCCGCCGGTTTCGCCCCATTCCAGGCGTGGACGAGTCGGTGTCGCTGTCGCTCTCCTTCCCCGGGGGCAGCCTGGCCTCGCTCGTCTTCTCCATGGCCGCGGAGCtgccgggggcggcggcgctggGGGGGCCGCGCGGCTgggcccaggtgaccccaaaccccggggattcaccccaaaaccgcagggattcaccccaaaacccgcgggattcaccccaaaacccggGGCGGCCTCAGAACCCCggggattcaccccaaaacccgcgggattcaccccaaaacccggGGCGGCCCCAAAACCCCggggattcaccccaaaactccagggattcaccccaaaacccggGGATTCACCCCAGAACCCCGgggattcaccccaaatcccgggggattcaccccaaaccccggggattcaccccaaaacccggggattcaccccaaaaccccggggattcaccccaaatcccgcgggattcaccccaaaaacccggGGCGGCCCCAAAACCCCggggattcaccccaaaaccccggggattcaccccaaaacccagggcGGCCCCAAAACCCCggggattcaccccaaaactccagggattcaccccaaaacccggGGCGGCCCCAAAACCCCggggattcaccccaaaatccgggGCGGCCCCAGAACCCCGgggattcaccccaaatcccgggggattcaccccaaaacccgcgggattcaccccaaaaccccgggggattcaccccaaaactcgGGGCGGCCCCAGAACCCCggggattcaccccaaaactccGGGGATTCACCCCAGAACCCGGGGCGGCCCCAGAACCCCggggattcaccccaaaacccgcgggattcaccccaaaaccccggggattcaccccaaaacccggggattcaccccaaaaccccgggGCGGCCCCAAAACCCCggggattcaccccaaaaccccggggattcaccccaaaacccggGGCGGCCCCAAAACCCGGGGAGGCCCCAAAACCCGcgggattcaccccaaaaccccggggattcaccccaaaacccgcgggattcaccccaaaaccccgggaattcaccccaaaacccggGGCGGCCCCAGAACCCCggggattcaccccaaaacccgcgggattcaccccaaaccccggggattcaccccaaaaccccggggattcaccccaaaacccgcgggattcaccccaaaaacccggGGCGGCCCCAAAACCCggggattcaccccaaaagccaggggattcaccccaaaacccggGGCGGCCCCAAACCCCGGGGATTCACCCCAGAACCGCagggattcaccccaaaacccggGAACTGGGGGGAAATCCTGTTTCGGGTTAAACCCCGGGTTTTAGGTTAaaccctgggatttggggtgaatccccggggtttggggtgaatccctgggatttggggtgaatccccgggattttggggcggaACCCCCGAGCCTTAGGGGGGCCTGCCTGGTTTTGGAGGCGGGGCTTCATTTTTTGGGGGCTttcagggtttttgtttttttttttttttgaggtgttcagggttttggggttttttggggccggggttcattttctgtttttttttgggggggttctggtatttttgggggattttggggggttttagggttcttggggctggggtttgtttttgggggattttggggggttttagggtttttggggctggggtttgtttttgggggattttggggggggttctggtatttttgggggattttggagggggTTTTAGGGTTCTTGGGGCGggggtttgttttgtggggggtttttgggtgttttagggtttttggggCCGGGGTTTGTTTTGCGGGGTGTTTTTGGGTCTGGGGTCGCCCTGAcgcccccctgtgccccccagctgcccagccACATGAACTGCCCCacggagctgctctggggggggCGCCGGGAGCGGTTCCCGCTGCCCCCCCCGGCCGAGCCCCTCAACTTCCCCCACAGCACCGGGCTGCGCTACGAGGCCCAGCACGTGCGGGAGTGCCTGCTGCGGGGTCGGTTCGGGGCAAAATCCCCGGGATTGGGGGAAATCCGggagtggggggaaaaatccGGGAGTGGGGGGAAATCCGTGATTGGGGGAAAATCCGggagtggggggaaaaatccccgggatttggggggaaaatggggagtgGGGGCAAAATCCgggattgggggaaaaatctgggatttggggaaaaatggggatttggggaaaaatctgggatttggggaaaaatggggatttggggaaaaatccgggatttggggaaaaatggggatttggggaaaaatccgggatttggggggaaatggggagtgGGGGGAAAACTGAGGAGTGGGGGAAAAATCCGGGATTTGGGGAAAactggggatttggggcaaaatccgggatttggggaaaaatggggattggGGGCAAAATCCgggattgggggaaaatggggattgggggaaaatggggattggggacaAAATCCGGGATTGGGGACAAAATCCGGGATTTGGGGAAAACCggggactggggggaaaaactggggattgggggaaaaatctgggatttgcggaaaaatggggatttggggcaaaaTCCGGGATTGGGGGAAAACTGGGgactgggggaaaaatggggattgggtggaaaaatggggatttggggaaaaccggggaaaaatggggagtggggggaaaaatggggattggGGGGTAAACaccaggatttggggaaaaactggggatttggggggaaacaGCGGGATTTTGGGTAAACCCCAGGGTCGGGGGgagcccggggctgggggggtccggggctggggggggtccggggctggggggtccggggctggggggggtccGGGGCTGGGGGTGGTCCAGGGGGGTCCGGGCTGGGGggtccagggctgggggggtctggggctggggggtccgGGGCGCTGACCCCCTGCGCCCCCAGGGCTGACCGAGAGCCCCGAGATGCCGCTGGCCGAGAGCGAGGTCATCGCGCGGCTGCTGGACGAGGCCCGGGCCCAGGTGGGGGCCCAGATGGCCGGAGTGACCTCTGACCCCCAAGTGACCGCTGGAGTGACCTCTGACCCCCAAGTGACCGCTGGAGTGACCGCTGGAGTGACCTCTGACCCCCAAGTGACCGCTGGAGTGACCGCTGGAGTGACCTCTGACCCCCAAGTGACCGCTGGAGTGACCTCTGACCCCCAAGTGACCGCTGGAGTGACCCCGGAGTGACCTCTGACCCTCCTGAGTGACCGCTGACCCTCTGAAGTGACCTCTGACCCCCAAGTGACTGCTGGAGTGACCTCTGACCCCCAAGTGACCGCTGGAGTGACCTCTGACCCCCAAGTGACCACTGGAATGATCTCTGACCCTCCCGAGTGACCGCTGGAGTGACCTCTGACCCTCCCGAGTGACCGCTGGAGTGACCTCTGACCctcctgagtgacctctgaccccCAAGTGACCCCGGAGTGACCAGGGccgctctggtgctgcccaggcGTGGCTCAGTAAAAGCTcagaaacctccccaaaacGAGGCCCGCTCACTCCCCGTCCTTCCCAGTAAGGCCCAGACGCATTCTCAGTGCCCCCCAGTAAggcccagcctctcccagtgccccccagtaaGGCCCAGACGcactcccagtgcccccagtcaGACTCAGACGcactcccagtccatcccagtaaggcccagcctctcccagtgcccccagtaaGGCCCAGACGcactcccagtgcccccaagtCAGACTCAGACGcactcccagtccatcccagtaagGCCCAGGCgcattcccagtgcccccagtaaGGCCCAgactctcccagtgctcccagtaaggCCCAGACacattcccagtgcccccagtaaGGCCCAGActctcccagtccatcccagtaaggcccagcctctcccagtgcccccagtaaGGCCCAGACacattcccagtgcccccagtaaGGCGCAGATGCactcccagtccgtcccagttTGGTTTATTCACAGCAGCAGCCCGTGCTGGCGCAGCACGGCCGTGAACggcccagtccatcccagtcagactcccacagccccagtttgtcccagtccatcccagtaaggcccagcccctcccagtgcccccagtcaGACTCAGACTCAttcccagtccgtcccagttTGGTTTATTCACAGCAGCAGCCCGTGCTGGCGCAGCACGGCCGTGAACGGCGCCGCTTTCTTCTCCGCGCTGCGCTCGGCCCGGCGCCGCAGGCTCTGCAAGGGGGCAGGAGCGGGGGAATTGGGCAAAAAcgggggaaaaagggggaaaaagggggaaaacgGGGGAAAACAGGGGGGAAACACTGAGGAAAGGGCGGTTGccctgattttggggggtttcccCCCGATTTTGGGGGACTTTACCctaattttggggggtttttccctgattttggggggtttccccaattttggggtgtttccccccgattttggggggttttcccctgattttggggggtttccccaattttggggtgtttcccCCCAACTTTGAGGGTtttctctgatttctttttccccccaattttggggtgtttcccCCTAATTTTTGGGCTTTtccctgatttcttttttcccccaatttttgggtttttcccccccaattttggggtgttttcccCAACTTTGGGGCTTTtccctgatttctttttcccccccaatttttctttttttttccccccaattttggggcatttccccccaatttctggggttttccctgatttcttttccccccaattttggggtgtttccccctctcctcaccatcatcttcctcttcctgttgTACCGCAGCTTggccttctccttcctcttctcctccagGGCCTCGGTCACGTCCCGGTACTTCCAGCCCACCTCGTGGGCCAGGCGGCCCAGCACGGCAAACTGCGGGCACGGGGGGctcagaaccccccaaaccaccccaaaaacaccccaaaaacaccccaaaaaccccagaaccaccccaaatcccacagatctgccccaaatccacctcGTGGGCCAGGCGGCCCAGCACGGCAAACTGCGGGCACGGGGGGCtcagaacccccaaaaccaccccaaaaccaccccaaaaccaccccaaaaacccccagaaacaccccaaaaccaccccaaatcccacagaactgccccaaatccacctcGTGGGCCAGGCGGCCCAGCACGGCAAACTGCGGGCACGGGGGGCTcagaacaccccaaaaccaccccaaaaccaccccaaaacccccagaaacaccccaaaaccaccccagaaccccccaaaaccaccccaaaaaccccaaatccaccccaaatcccacagaactgccccaaatccacctcGTGGGCCAGGCGGCCCAGCACGGCAAActgggggcacggggggctcagaacccccaaaaccaccccaaaccaccccaaaacccctcaaaacaccccaaatccaccccaaaaaccccaaaaccaccccgaaaccaccccaaaaaccccagaaaatccccCGAAAATCCTGGAACTCCTTGGAAATCCCAAAACCCTttcaaaccccacaaaaccccagaaaaaccccaaaattccccctgaaatcccaggaaattcccctaaaacctaaaaaaaccctcagaaaacCCTAAAATCCCTGAAAACTCCCTAAAAATAACCTGGCAAAAATTCCTCAGGATTCCTGCCACCCTCTagaatcccaaaaaccccagaaaattccccaaaaatcctgggacTCCTTGGAAagcccaaaaaccccagaaaaaccccaaaattccccctgaaatcccaggaaattcccctaaaccctaaaaaaaccctcaggaaACCCTAAAATCCCAGAAAACTCCCTAAAAATAACCTGGTAAAAATTCCTGCCGCCCTCTAGAATcccaaaacctcagaaaattCCCCGAAAATCCTGGAACTCCTTGGAAATGCCAAAAACCCCatgaaaacccccaaaattcttcCTGGAATCCCAGGAAATTCCCCTAAAACCTAAAAACCCCTCAGGAAACCCTAAAATCCCTGAAAACTCCCTAAAAATAACTTGGCAAAAATTCCTGCCGCCCTCTagaatcccaaaaaccccagaaaattcCCCGAAAATCCTGGGACTCCTTGgaaaccccaaataccccataaaaaccccaaaattatcccTGAAACCCCCGAAATCCCCCGAAAACCCCCAAAAGGCCCCGAAAACCCCCAAAAggccccaaaaagccccaaaaggcCCCCCGAAatcccccaaagccccccgAACCAGCGGACCTTGCGCGTGGGTTTGAGGCGGATGATTTTCAGCGCGGCCGGCACCACCATCCGCTTCCGCTGCAAAACCCCAAACCGGgcaggtggggtggggggggagttatggggtttgggggattatttatggggtttggggagttatttatggggtttgggggagttaGTTATGTGGTTTGGGGGgttatggggtttggggagttgtggggtttgggggagttatttatggggtttgggggattagttatggggtttggggagttagttatggggtttgggggagttatggggtttgggggagttagttatggggtttggggagttatttatggggtttgggggagttatggggtttgggggagttatttatggggtttggggagtGAGttaaggggtttggggggggagttatggggtttggggggagttATGGGGTTGGGGGAGTGAgttatggggtttggggagttatggggtttggggagttgtggggtttgggggagttaTTTATGGGGTTGGGGGAGTGAgttatggggtttggggagttatggggtttgggggggttatggggtttggggagttatttatggggtttggggagtgagttatggggtttgggggagttagttatggggtttgggggagttatggggtttgggggagttatggggtttgggggggttatggggtttggggagttatttatggggtttggggagttatggggtttgggggagttagttatggggtttggggggggatttatggggtttgggggagttatggggtttgggggatttattGGATTTTAAGGAGTTTtatggaattttgggaatttatgGGACTTATGGGGTTTTAGGGAGTTTATGGGATTTTAAGGAgttttatgggattttggggatttatggAATTTTAGATAGTTTACAGGATATTGGGGGTGttatggaattttggggatttatggggttttCGGGATTTATGCGATTTTAGATAGTTTATGGGATTTTAAGGAGTTTTATGAGATTTTGGGGACTTATGGGGTTTTAGGGGTTTATGGGATTTTATGGGGTTTTAGGGATTTATGGGATTCTAGGGAATTTATGGTATTTtagggatttatgggattttaagggatttgtgggattttgggggtgttacggaattttggggatttatgggattttagggatttatgggattttgaggatttatgggattttgaggattttttggggggaattatagattttggggggatttctcAGGATTTGGGGCTGAGGGGTCCCGGGTGtctcagggtttgggttttggggggaattacagattttggggagatttctCAGGATTTGGGGCTGAGGGGTCCCGGGTGTctcaggtttgggtttttttgcgGGGAATtacagattttggggggatttctcaggattttggggctgaggggtcCCGGGTGTctcaggtttgggtttttttgcgGGGAATtacagattttggggggatttctcaggattttggggctgaggggtcCCGGGTGTCTCAGGGTTTGGAGGAATtacagattttggggggatttctcAGGATTTGGGGCTGAGGGGTCCCGGGTGTctcaggtttgggtttttttgggggaattacagattttggggggatttctcAGGATTTGGGGCTGAGGGGTCCCGGGTGTctcaggtttgggtttttctcagCACGAGTCAAACAATGTAGGTTCAGGTGACATCACCGACCccgggggggctctggggtgagTCTGGGGGATTCtggggtgggtctggggtcccacCTTGTCGTAGGGCGGGGGGATCCCGTCGAACACCTTGAGCCGCTCCAGCGCCGCCTGGCCCCGCTTGGTCTTGTGGGGCAGCATGcctggtttggggtgaaaacggggggtttggggcaattggggtggaaatggggggtttggggcaattttggggtgaaaacgGGGGCTTTGGGGCAATTGGGGTGGAAACGGGGGCTTTGGGGCAATTGGGGCAAAaacggggggtttggggtgaaaacggggggtttggggcaattttggggtgaaaacggggggtttggggcaattttggggtgaaaacgGGGGCTTTGGGGCAattggggtggaaatggggggtttggggcaattttggggtgaaaatggggggtttggggcaatTCTTTTAGGGTGAAAATGGGGGGTTTAGGgcaatttggggattttggggcagtttttggggattttggggcagtttttggggattttggggcagtttttggggattttggggcagtttttggggattttggggcagtttttgggtTTCTCACCTCGCACCAGGGGCCagaagatgtggctgggggagttggggattttggggcagttttgggggattttggggcagttttggggatttttgggcagtttttgggggattttgggtctcTCTCACCTCACACCGTGCGCCAGAAGATGCGGCTGGGGGGGGTGTGatattttggggcagttttgggggattttgaggcagtttttggggattttgggtctcTCTCACCTCGCACCGTGCGCCAGAAGATGCggctggggggggtggggattttggggctgttttgggggatttttggggcagttttgggggatttggggtctctctCACCTCGCACCGTGCGCCAGAAGATGCggctggggggggtggggattttggggctgttttgggggatttttggggcagttttgggggatttggggtctctctCACCTCGCACCGTGCGCCAGAAGATGCGGCTGGGGGCTCGGAAGTGGAAGGGGCCCCGGGAGGGGTTGGTGttcatcctcttcctcaggAAGGCCAGGAACTTCACTGGGGGGGGGGAAACGGGGCAGGACCGGTCAGAAACGGGGCAGGACCGGTCAAAAATGGGGCAGAACGATCAAAAATGGGGAGAATGCCCAGAATTGGGGCAGAATCCCTCAGAAACGGGACTTGAGGATTGCCAGGATGGGAAGAAAGGTTGAACCCGCCCCAAACAGGGCTGGGGGGTGTGCGCCGAGAGCCCGGGACCTTCTGGAACCTTCCCACGAGTTCCCGGTGACCCGGACCCGCCCGGTCCGGCCCCGGCACTCACGCTTGTTCCGGTAGAAGTTCCCGGAGATGTTGATGCCCTCGCAGCGAACCACGACCACGCGGCGGCCTGGGGACAGCGGCACCGGCCCCGTTAGTCCCGGTTTGTTCCCGTTAGTCCCGGTTTGTCCCCGTTAGTCCCGGTTTCCCCCCCGTTATTCCCGGTGCCCCCGCGCTCAGCTGGTAGTGCATGTAGGCGCCTCTCATTGTCGCCAAACTCGACAGCCGACAGGGCTCATCACGGCGCGGGGGTCCCGGTAATTCCCCCGGGTCCGTTCCCGGTGTTCCCCCTGTGCCGCCGCCCTGCACTCACCGAGCAGCACCTGCTTGGCCACGATCGCCGCCAGCCGGCCCAGGAGGTGCCCGCGCCCATCGATCACCAGAACCTGCGGCGGTGGGACCACGGGGTGAGGTCGGGCCCGCGCCGGGACCAGGCCGCACCACGCCGGGACCAGGCCGCACCGCGTGGCCGCGCCCCGCGCCCGTCCGCCTCCCGCCCGCGgctccccgcagcccccgcagtgcccagccccctccccgAGCCCCGCGGAGCCGCCCGGGCcgccccccggagccccccgagccccccggtgcccccgcgCCGCACCCGCGGCTCCGCCATggccgccgcccgcgccgcaAAGAGGCCCCGCCCCCTGCGGGAGCGCCGCTTCCGCCGCGGGAGGGCGGAAGTGACGTCACCgagaggagaaggggaggggcCGGGAGGAACCATTGACGGCGGAGTGGGGGGGGAGACGGGGTGGGAAAATCCACCTGGAGTGCGGGGGGGGCCCTTTCTGTGCACAGGGAtttccagtgctcccagtatgatcccagtgctcccagtaccaaCTGGTGCCACTCTCTGaaccccccagtgcccctccagcgctcccagtatgatcccagtgctcccagtgtgatcccagtgCCCCTCCAGTGCTTCAAGTGCTTCCAGtagctcccagtgcccccccagtccctctcagTGCCCCCAGTACCACTCCAGTGCCCCTCCAGTGCCCCCCATTATGTGTAGGACCCACTCCCCgacctcccagtccctcccagtgcccccagtc
This is a stretch of genomic DNA from Haemorhous mexicanus isolate bHaeMex1 chromosome 37, bHaeMex1.pri, whole genome shotgun sequence. It encodes these proteins:
- the RPL13A gene encoding large ribosomal subunit protein uL13, with amino-acid sequence MVPPGPSPSPLGDVTSALPRRKRRSRRGRGLFAARAAAMAEPRVLVIDGRGHLLGRLAAIVAKQVLLGRRVVVVRCEGINISGNFYRNKLKFLAFLRKRMNTNPSRGPFHFRAPSRIFWRTVRGMLPHKTKRGQAALERLKVFDGIPPPYDKRKRMVVPAALKIIRLKPTRKFAVLGRLAHEVGWKYRDVTEALEEKRKEKAKLRYNRKRKMMSLRRRAERSAEKKAAPFTAVLRQHGLLL